A stretch of the Brevundimonas sp. MF30-B genome encodes the following:
- a CDS encoding RluA family pseudouridine synthase — protein sequence MTRAPVELSPEDIAAVRSWVIHEDAHLIAFSKPSGLSSQGGRIKAHTLDDLLWAFMRSNGKRPELVHRLDRDTSGVILAAKTKPAAGALGKAIQMRKVSKTYLALVSEAPQPRDGRITAPLRREEIGRESYMRVVAFDAPGAQGAESGYRTLTVSEDGALVELSPVTGRMHQLRVHMASIGRPLVGDVRYGGALTFGGRAASRLMLHAASLSFPHPDTGERTTVSAAPPEDFQAAMRAAGLAGNEPGA from the coding sequence GTGACCCGCGCGCCCGTTGAGTTGAGCCCCGAAGACATCGCCGCCGTCCGCTCGTGGGTGATCCACGAGGACGCGCATCTGATCGCCTTCTCCAAGCCGTCGGGCCTGTCCAGCCAGGGCGGGCGGATCAAGGCGCATACGCTGGACGACCTGCTGTGGGCCTTCATGCGCTCGAACGGCAAGCGGCCTGAGCTGGTGCATCGGCTGGATCGCGACACCTCGGGCGTCATTCTGGCGGCCAAGACCAAGCCCGCGGCCGGCGCGCTGGGCAAGGCGATCCAGATGCGCAAGGTGTCCAAGACCTATCTGGCGCTGGTGTCCGAGGCGCCCCAGCCGCGTGACGGACGCATCACCGCGCCACTGCGCCGCGAAGAAATCGGGCGCGAGAGCTATATGCGCGTCGTCGCCTTCGACGCGCCGGGCGCGCAAGGCGCCGAGAGCGGATATCGCACCCTGACGGTCAGCGAGGACGGCGCCCTGGTCGAACTATCGCCGGTCACGGGACGGATGCATCAGCTGCGGGTGCATATGGCGTCGATCGGGCGACCGCTGGTGGGAGACGTTCGGTATGGCGGCGCGCTGACGTTCGGCGGACGCGCGGCGTCGCGGCTGATGCTGCATGCGGCCTCCCTCAGCTTTCCGCATCCCGACACCGGCGAGCGCACGACCGTCTCGGCGGCGCCGCCCGAGGATTTCCAAGCGGCGATGCGGGCGGCGGGGCTGGCCGGGAACGAACCGGGGGCATGA
- a CDS encoding DUF2214 family protein codes for MPDLLLAILHHVLVFGLFGMVVLERALVAAPVIDARRLARIDAGVGMTSALVLGVGVARVVWGGKGWAFYEANPFFWAKLATFMLIGLLSIGPTLSFLRWAKSARDRPDFQPAAVEITTTRNRLGIMALMFVPLVSFAAAMARWPF; via the coding sequence ATGCCCGACCTGCTGCTCGCCATCTTGCATCATGTCCTTGTGTTCGGCCTGTTCGGCATGGTGGTGCTGGAACGCGCCCTGGTGGCCGCGCCCGTCATCGACGCTCGCCGGCTGGCGCGCATCGACGCCGGCGTCGGTATGACATCCGCACTTGTCTTGGGCGTCGGCGTTGCGCGCGTCGTCTGGGGCGGGAAGGGCTGGGCCTTTTACGAAGCCAACCCCTTCTTCTGGGCCAAGCTGGCGACCTTCATGCTGATCGGCCTGCTGTCGATCGGCCCGACGCTCAGCTTCTTGCGATGGGCGAAGTCGGCGCGCGACAGGCCCGATTTCCAGCCAGCTGCCGTCGAGATCACGACCACGCGAAATCGCCTCGGCATCATGGCCCTGATGTTCGTCCCGCTGGTGAGCTTCGCCGCGGCCATGGCGCGCTGGCCCTTCTGA
- the crcB gene encoding fluoride efflux transporter CrcB, with product MTRFLLVASGGALGAMARYGVGMVALRWGGIGGWPWGTFAVNAMGGLLMGLLAGWLALRGTAGQESVRLFAAVGLLGGFTTFSAFSLETALMIQRRELALAAAYVAGSVVVAIGALFVGLWLARRAFA from the coding sequence ATGACACGTTTTCTGCTTGTGGCGAGCGGCGGGGCCTTGGGGGCCATGGCGCGCTATGGCGTGGGCATGGTGGCCTTGCGCTGGGGCGGGATTGGCGGCTGGCCCTGGGGGACCTTTGCGGTCAACGCCATGGGCGGTCTGCTGATGGGGCTGCTGGCGGGCTGGCTGGCCTTGCGCGGGACCGCGGGGCAGGAGAGCGTTCGCCTGTTCGCCGCCGTCGGTCTGCTGGGCGGTTTCACCACCTTTTCGGCCTTCTCGCTGGAGACGGCGCTGATGATCCAGCGACGGGAGTTGGCGCTGGCGGCCGCCTATGTCGCCGGCTCGGTGGTCGTGGCGATCGGGGCGCTGTTCGTCGGGCTTTGGCTGGCGCGGAGGGCCTTCGCATGA
- a CDS encoding RluA family pseudouridine synthase, whose amino-acid sequence MSREVQTLYVAEAEDGIRLDRWFKRRWPHLSHIQVEKMARSGQIRVDGSRAKPQDRLTAGAAIRVPPLPDANPRQPGDKHELTERDVAYAKSLVLYEDDLVIALNKPHGLAVQGGTKTTKHVDRLLSAWGEGMDRPRLVHRLDRDTSGVLLLGKGPEAAKRLAGAFARRQAKKTYWAIVIGNPKPVAGQIDLALKKTGINDFEMMRTADPKDHGAEPAETAYATLSRAAHRAAWMALRPFTGRTHQLRAHMAAIGHPILGDPKYGTEQSTELSGPLRLQLHARRIELDHPGGGKLIVEAPLSPEMKAGFAHFGFSEDEADEDPFAGVRRLR is encoded by the coding sequence ATGAGCCGCGAAGTCCAGACCCTGTACGTCGCCGAGGCCGAGGACGGCATTCGCCTGGATCGGTGGTTCAAGCGCCGCTGGCCGCACCTGTCGCACATCCAGGTCGAGAAGATGGCTCGCAGCGGCCAGATCCGCGTCGACGGCTCGCGCGCCAAGCCCCAGGACCGGCTGACCGCCGGCGCGGCCATCCGCGTCCCGCCTCTGCCCGACGCCAATCCGCGCCAGCCGGGCGACAAGCACGAGCTGACCGAGCGCGACGTGGCCTACGCCAAGTCGCTGGTGCTCTATGAGGACGACCTGGTCATCGCTTTGAACAAGCCGCACGGCCTGGCGGTGCAGGGCGGCACCAAGACCACCAAGCACGTCGACCGCCTGCTGTCGGCCTGGGGCGAGGGGATGGATCGGCCGCGTCTGGTGCATCGCCTGGACCGCGACACCTCGGGCGTGCTGCTTCTCGGCAAGGGGCCCGAGGCGGCCAAGCGGCTGGCCGGCGCCTTTGCGCGTCGGCAGGCCAAGAAGACCTATTGGGCCATCGTCATCGGCAATCCCAAGCCCGTGGCGGGCCAGATCGACCTGGCGCTGAAGAAGACCGGCATCAACGACTTCGAGATGATGCGCACCGCCGATCCCAAGGATCACGGCGCGGAACCGGCCGAGACGGCCTATGCGACGCTCAGCCGGGCGGCGCATCGCGCGGCCTGGATGGCGCTGAGGCCGTTCACGGGGCGGACCCACCAGCTGCGCGCCCACATGGCCGCGATCGGGCATCCGATCCTGGGCGACCCCAAATACGGCACCGAGCAGTCGACCGAGCTGAGCGGGCCGCTGCGCCTGCAGCTTCACGCCAGACGCATCGAGCTGGACCATCCCGGCGGCGGCAAGCTGATCGTCGAGGCCCCGCTGAGCCCCGAGATGAAGGCCGGCTTCGCGCACTTCGGCTTCTCGGAGGACGAGGCGGACGAGGACCCCTTCGCCGGAGTGAGGCGCCTGCGTTGA
- a CDS encoding HAD-IA family hydrolase — protein sequence MRPLAVFDIDGTLVDSRVLIHEAAVAGARAVGLPDPTYDEVRQTVGLSLPVAMRALAPDIPDAALDRFVAGFQAYFRAHYDAGREEPLYPGVDDMLRRLRKDGWRLALATGQNRRGVARNLARAGWGDTFISAHCAEDGPGKPDPTMLRAAMTACRACAATTVMIGDTGHDHRMALNAGVPAYGVAWGFNTVEEQLAAGAVMVASDWPDLEAALDRFAVQAFEIA from the coding sequence TTGAGGCCTCTGGCGGTCTTCGACATCGACGGCACCCTGGTCGACAGCCGAGTGCTGATCCACGAGGCGGCGGTGGCCGGCGCGCGGGCGGTCGGACTGCCGGACCCGACCTATGACGAAGTTCGCCAGACGGTGGGTCTGTCGCTGCCGGTCGCGATGCGCGCGCTGGCGCCTGACATCCCGGACGCGGCGCTGGATCGGTTCGTAGCAGGCTTTCAGGCCTATTTCCGGGCCCACTACGATGCGGGGCGCGAAGAGCCGCTGTATCCAGGCGTCGACGACATGCTGCGCCGTCTTCGCAAAGACGGCTGGCGGCTGGCCCTGGCCACGGGGCAGAACAGGCGGGGCGTGGCTCGCAACCTGGCGCGGGCGGGGTGGGGCGACACCTTCATATCGGCCCACTGTGCGGAGGACGGGCCGGGCAAGCCGGATCCGACGATGCTGCGCGCGGCCATGACCGCCTGTCGGGCCTGCGCCGCCACCACGGTCATGATCGGCGATACCGGCCATGACCACCGCATGGCGCTGAATGCCGGGGTGCCCGCCTATGGCGTGGCCTGGGGCTTCAATACGGTGGAGGAGCAACTGGCCGCTGGCGCCGTGATGGTCGCTTCGGACTGGCCGGACCTCGAAGCCGCGCTCGACCGTTTCGCTGTCCAAGCCTTCGAGATCGCCTGA
- a CDS encoding ATP12 family chaperone protein, with translation MMHIPPMDPNVAARKGFRESEERIKRFWKTASTEARDDGWVVLLDGRAPKTPAGAALILPTEAAAQLVADEWNAQGEHLAPATMPATRLASTAIDRIGQAREPVADEIAAYAGSDALCYIAEAPTGLIERQAREWTPWREWAARELGVALHPAEGIVHRAQPAESLSRVKALALELDDFALTGLATVVPLFGSAVLGLAMQRSALTAEEAFEISRLEERFQEEQWGQDAEAAERVAARRDEAVLLQRWFEALRA, from the coding sequence CTGATGCATATTCCACCGATGGATCCCAACGTCGCGGCCCGAAAGGGCTTTCGCGAGTCCGAAGAGCGCATCAAACGCTTCTGGAAGACTGCCAGCACGGAGGCGCGCGACGACGGCTGGGTCGTTCTGCTGGACGGCCGGGCGCCCAAGACGCCGGCCGGCGCCGCGCTGATCCTTCCGACCGAAGCCGCGGCGCAACTGGTCGCGGATGAGTGGAACGCTCAGGGCGAGCATCTGGCCCCCGCGACCATGCCGGCTACGCGCCTCGCCTCCACCGCCATCGACCGCATCGGCCAGGCCCGCGAGCCGGTGGCCGACGAGATCGCCGCCTACGCCGGCTCGGACGCCCTTTGCTACATCGCCGAGGCGCCGACCGGCCTGATCGAACGCCAGGCCCGCGAGTGGACGCCATGGCGTGAGTGGGCGGCGCGCGAACTGGGCGTCGCGCTGCATCCGGCGGAGGGCATCGTGCATCGCGCCCAGCCGGCCGAGTCCCTGTCGCGGGTGAAGGCGCTGGCGCTGGAGCTAGACGACTTCGCCCTGACGGGTCTGGCGACGGTGGTGCCGCTTTTCGGATCGGCGGTGCTGGGTCTGGCGATGCAGCGAAGCGCTTTAACGGCCGAAGAGGCGTTCGAAATCTCGCGGCTCGAGGAACGCTTCCAGGAAGAGCAGTGGGGCCAGGACGCCGAGGCTGCCGAACGCGTCGCCGCTCGCCGCGACGAAGCCGTGCTGTTGCAGCGATGGTTCGAGGCGCTGCGCGCTTAA
- a CDS encoding transcriptional regulator, producing the protein MSAAFDPIIHAPGRLQLCAILSSVDEAEFTVLKEAIQVSDSVMSKHLKLLEEAGYVTVSKAAREGRQRTWAALTKAGRQAFTAHVAELNRLAAATLPA; encoded by the coding sequence GTGAGTGCGGCCTTTGACCCGATCATCCACGCGCCCGGACGGCTTCAGCTCTGCGCCATCCTGTCCAGCGTTGACGAGGCCGAGTTCACGGTGCTGAAGGAGGCGATCCAGGTGTCGGACTCCGTCATGTCCAAGCACCTGAAGCTGCTGGAGGAAGCAGGCTATGTCACCGTGTCCAAGGCCGCGCGCGAAGGTCGACAACGGACCTGGGCGGCCCTGACGAAGGCGGGGCGTCAGGCCTTCACCGCCCATGTGGCCGAGTTGAACCGACTGGCCGCCGCGACCCTGCCGGCCTGA
- a CDS encoding methyltransferase translates to MQPERGYRAGMDAALLAAAVDARPGERLIEAGSGAGAVLMQVAKRRPGVSLTGLEREVDAASLARWNATINGAPAEIISGDVSAGFRALGLERFDWAVSNPPFFDDANALRAPAEGKRAAWLADDGLKAWTDFLLAATKDGGRIIVIHRADRLADLLALLGAKAGSFAIRPVQPHADEAAKRVLVQAVRGGKAPLRLLPPLVLHDRSDAKHTSEAEAILRGEASLFF, encoded by the coding sequence ATGCAGCCCGAGCGGGGCTATCGCGCCGGCATGGACGCCGCCTTGCTGGCGGCCGCCGTCGACGCCCGGCCTGGCGAGCGTCTGATCGAAGCCGGATCCGGGGCTGGCGCGGTGCTGATGCAGGTGGCGAAACGGCGGCCCGGCGTCAGCTTGACCGGGCTGGAGCGCGAAGTCGACGCCGCCAGCCTGGCGCGCTGGAACGCCACGATCAACGGCGCACCGGCGGAGATCATCAGCGGCGACGTCTCCGCTGGATTTCGCGCGCTGGGTCTCGAGCGGTTCGACTGGGCCGTCTCCAATCCGCCCTTCTTTGACGATGCGAACGCTCTGCGCGCGCCCGCCGAAGGCAAACGCGCGGCGTGGCTGGCCGACGACGGACTGAAGGCCTGGACCGATTTCCTGCTGGCAGCGACGAAGGACGGCGGCCGGATCATCGTCATTCACCGCGCGGATCGCCTGGCCGACCTGCTGGCGTTGCTGGGCGCCAAGGCGGGCTCCTTCGCCATTCGCCCGGTCCAGCCCCACGCCGACGAAGCCGCCAAGCGGGTACTGGTCCAAGCCGTTCGGGGCGGCAAGGCCCCGCTGCGCCTCCTGCCGCCCCTGGTTCTGCATGACCGCTCCGACGCCAAGCACACGTCTGAGGCCGAAGCGATCCTGCGCGGCGAAGCCTCGCTGTTCTTCTGA
- a CDS encoding polyprenyl synthetase family protein gives MDAATVAAPRAKGDVEALGRLAQADMAAVDALILERMQSDVPVIPRLAEHLVAAGGKRLRPLLTVAAARAVGATDDIEAPRKLAAAVEFIHTATLLHDDIVDGSEMRRGKVAAHLIWGAASSVLVGDFLFARAFELMVETDSIRALGALAQASRVIAEGEVLQLTRAHDLNLDQATYLQIIRAKTAELFAAAAESGAVGAGADEASVKALRDYGMALGVAFQLADDALDYGGASEALGKNAGDDFNEGKATLPLLLAVQRTRGREDAFWERTVTKGERTPDDFRRARELIIGTGAVGATLDLAGDYADQAKAALSVLPAGEWREALERLADFSVSRAA, from the coding sequence TTGGACGCTGCAACCGTCGCCGCTCCCCGCGCCAAGGGTGACGTGGAGGCCCTGGGCCGTCTGGCCCAGGCCGACATGGCGGCGGTCGACGCCCTGATCCTGGAGCGAATGCAGTCCGACGTGCCGGTGATCCCGCGCCTGGCCGAGCATCTGGTCGCGGCGGGCGGCAAGCGGCTGCGTCCGCTGCTGACCGTCGCCGCAGCGCGAGCGGTGGGCGCGACCGACGACATCGAGGCCCCGCGCAAGCTGGCCGCAGCGGTCGAGTTCATCCACACCGCCACCCTGCTGCACGACGACATCGTCGACGGGTCGGAGATGCGGCGCGGCAAGGTCGCGGCGCATCTGATCTGGGGCGCCGCGTCGTCGGTTCTGGTCGGTGACTTCCTGTTCGCGCGCGCCTTCGAGCTTATGGTCGAGACGGATTCAATTCGTGCGCTTGGCGCTCTGGCTCAAGCTTCGCGCGTGATCGCTGAGGGGGAGGTGCTGCAGCTGACGCGCGCGCACGACCTGAATCTGGATCAGGCCACCTATCTGCAGATCATCCGCGCCAAGACGGCCGAACTGTTTGCCGCCGCGGCTGAATCGGGCGCCGTGGGCGCCGGAGCGGACGAGGCGTCGGTGAAAGCCCTGCGCGACTACGGCATGGCGCTGGGCGTGGCCTTCCAACTCGCGGACGACGCTCTGGATTACGGCGGGGCGTCCGAGGCCCTGGGCAAGAACGCCGGCGACGACTTCAACGAGGGCAAGGCGACGCTGCCCCTGCTGCTGGCGGTCCAGCGCACGCGCGGGCGCGAGGACGCCTTCTGGGAGCGCACCGTCACCAAGGGCGAGCGCACGCCGGATGACTTCCGCCGGGCGCGCGAACTGATCATCGGCACCGGGGCGGTGGGCGCGACCCTGGATCTGGCGGGCGACTACGCCGATCAGGCCAAGGCGGCGCTGAGCGTGCTGCCCGCTGGCGAATGGCGCGAGGCGCTGGAGCGTCTGGCCGACTTCTCCGTAAGCCGCGCCGCCTGA
- the gluQRS gene encoding tRNA glutamyl-Q(34) synthetase GluQRS, whose protein sequence is MFVTRFAPSPTGRLHLGHAYSTLTAWRAARDAGGRFLLRIEDIDPTRCRPEYEAGILEDLAWLGLDWDGPVRRQSDHLDDYAAAIEQMRVRGLLYRCFRTRKEVAAAIGDAPHGPVEAVRPGPHAPDEEARLLGSDRPFAWRLSLDRAREALGEEAWAALSFDEIGRGPDGETGRLAARPEAAGDIIVARKDAGVAYHLAVTHDDALQGVTQVIRGEDLFEATHIQRLIHALMGWPAPTYRHHRLLSGPDGRRYAKRDRSVTLAELRGDGVTPEQVRTRIGL, encoded by the coding sequence TTGTTCGTCACCCGCTTCGCCCCCTCCCCGACCGGCCGGCTGCATCTGGGCCACGCCTATTCGACCCTGACCGCGTGGCGGGCCGCGCGTGACGCGGGCGGACGTTTCCTGCTGCGCATCGAGGACATCGACCCTACGCGCTGCCGTCCCGAGTATGAGGCGGGCATCCTCGAGGACCTCGCCTGGCTGGGCCTGGACTGGGACGGACCGGTGCGGCGCCAGTCGGATCATCTGGACGACTACGCCGCCGCCATCGAGCAGATGCGGGTGCGCGGACTGCTGTACCGGTGCTTCCGCACCCGCAAGGAGGTCGCCGCCGCCATCGGCGACGCGCCCCATGGCCCCGTCGAGGCCGTGCGTCCCGGACCCCACGCGCCGGACGAGGAAGCTCGCCTTCTGGGCTCTGACCGGCCGTTCGCCTGGCGGCTCTCGCTGGATCGCGCGCGGGAGGCGCTGGGAGAAGAGGCCTGGGCCGCCCTGTCTTTCGATGAAATCGGCCGAGGCCCCGACGGCGAGACCGGCCGTTTGGCGGCGCGCCCAGAGGCGGCGGGGGACATCATCGTGGCGCGCAAGGACGCCGGCGTCGCCTATCACCTCGCAGTCACCCACGACGACGCCCTGCAGGGCGTGACCCAGGTGATCCGAGGCGAAGATCTGTTCGAGGCCACGCACATCCAGCGTCTGATCCACGCCCTGATGGGCTGGCCCGCGCCGACCTATCGCCACCACCGCCTGCTGAGCGGGCCGGACGGTCGCCGCTACGCCAAGCGCGACCGCTCGGTGACGCTGGCGGAGCTGCGCGGCGATGGCGTAACCCCGGAACAGGTGCGGACGCGGATCGGCCTCTAG
- a CDS encoding DNA-3-methyladenine glycosylase encodes MALAPTSSQIAAARQALAAADPALARAHATTPEFEWRLRPGGYEGLFRMIVEQQVSVAAAASIWARVVAGLDGTVTPEAVLARDVETLRGFGLSGQKATYGREIALAQAEGRIDFDHLERLDDAQAVAALTAIKGVGKWTAETFLMFCEGRLDVFPGGDVALQEAMRWADRAETRPNEKQAYARAELWRPHRGVAAHLLWGWYGGVKRGEIALEEAEQKAGGSD; translated from the coding sequence ATGGCCCTCGCTCCGACCTCGTCTCAGATCGCCGCCGCGCGTCAGGCCCTTGCCGCCGCCGACCCGGCGCTAGCGCGGGCGCATGCGACGACGCCGGAGTTCGAATGGCGGCTGAGGCCCGGCGGATACGAAGGTCTGTTCCGCATGATCGTGGAGCAGCAGGTGTCGGTGGCGGCCGCCGCGTCGATCTGGGCGCGGGTCGTGGCGGGGCTCGACGGGACGGTGACGCCCGAGGCCGTGCTGGCGCGCGATGTCGAGACACTGCGCGGCTTCGGCCTGTCGGGTCAGAAGGCGACCTACGGCCGCGAGATCGCCCTGGCCCAGGCCGAGGGCCGGATCGATTTCGACCATCTGGAGCGGCTTGACGACGCCCAGGCCGTCGCCGCCCTGACCGCCATCAAGGGTGTCGGAAAATGGACGGCCGAGACCTTCCTGATGTTCTGCGAAGGCCGGCTGGACGTGTTTCCGGGTGGCGACGTGGCGCTTCAGGAGGCGATGCGTTGGGCTGACCGCGCTGAAACCCGACCCAATGAGAAGCAGGCCTACGCCCGCGCCGAATTGTGGCGCCCGCACCGCGGCGTGGCGGCGCACCTGCTGTGGGGCTGGTATGGCGGGGTGAAGCGCGGCGAGATCGCGCTTGAAGAGGCTGAACAGAAGGCCGGGGGAAGCGACTGA
- a CDS encoding trimeric intracellular cation channel family protein: MDPTIAHPDRVLPLLDFAGVAVFAATGALAAARDKHDLVTFSFFAAVTGVGGGTLRDLLIGAPVFWVQDWRYIAVCLVAAAAVWVTGNRTWRFRALLWLDALGLAAYGVMGAAKAAAFGVSPLICIVMGALTATFGGIVRDLLAGQPSVLLRREITISAGILAAATFVGLKTLGVPSWPAAFAGTGLGFALRAGALTWGWSLPSFPGAPTRP, translated from the coding sequence ATGGATCCCACCATCGCACATCCGGACCGTGTTCTGCCGCTGCTCGATTTCGCGGGCGTGGCGGTGTTCGCCGCCACCGGCGCCCTGGCCGCCGCGCGGGACAAGCACGACCTGGTGACCTTCTCCTTCTTCGCCGCCGTGACAGGCGTCGGCGGCGGCACCCTGCGCGACCTGCTGATCGGCGCGCCAGTCTTCTGGGTGCAGGACTGGCGCTATATCGCGGTATGTCTGGTGGCTGCGGCGGCGGTCTGGGTGACGGGCAACCGCACCTGGCGCTTCCGCGCCCTGCTGTGGCTCGACGCCCTGGGGCTGGCGGCCTACGGCGTGATGGGGGCGGCCAAGGCGGCCGCCTTCGGCGTATCGCCGCTGATCTGCATCGTCATGGGAGCACTGACGGCGACCTTCGGAGGCATCGTGCGCGACCTGCTGGCCGGCCAGCCCTCGGTGCTGCTGCGCCGCGAGATCACTATCTCGGCCGGCATCCTCGCCGCGGCGACCTTCGTCGGCCTGAAGACGCTGGGCGTGCCAAGCTGGCCGGCCGCCTTCGCCGGGACCGGGCTGGGCTTTGCGCTGAGGGCCGGCGCCCTGACCTGGGGGTGGAGCCTGCCGTCCTTCCCCGGCGCGCCGACGCGGCCCTAG
- the arsC gene encoding arsenate reductase (glutaredoxin) (This arsenate reductase requires both glutathione and glutaredoxin to convert arsenate to arsenite, after which the efflux transporter formed by ArsA and ArsB can extrude the arsenite from the cell, providing resistance.) — MTPTLFHNPKCSTSRKALELLREHGVEPTVVEYLKTGWDRETLMRLAERSGLGLAGLLRRREAEAVELADTGASDDKIMNAMIARPVLVERPIVETDKGARIGRPVETILDLI, encoded by the coding sequence ATGACGCCGACCCTGTTCCACAATCCGAAATGCTCGACCTCGCGCAAGGCGCTGGAGTTGCTGCGCGAACACGGCGTGGAGCCGACCGTGGTCGAATATCTGAAGACCGGCTGGGATCGCGAAACCTTGATGCGTCTGGCCGAAAGATCGGGCCTGGGTCTCGCGGGGCTGCTGCGCCGCCGGGAAGCCGAGGCGGTGGAGCTGGCCGACACGGGCGCATCTGACGATAAGATCATGAACGCCATGATCGCTCGCCCCGTGCTGGTCGAGCGGCCCATCGTCGAGACGGACAAGGGCGCGCGCATCGGCCGCCCGGTCGAGACGATCCTGGATCTGATCTAG